From the genome of Vicia villosa cultivar HV-30 ecotype Madison, WI linkage group LG2, Vvil1.0, whole genome shotgun sequence, one region includes:
- the LOC131653704 gene encoding uncharacterized protein LOC131653704 isoform X2, producing the protein MAPDRDAPPENSQENSKERDAQERDAPDTNAPPDTEAKEVARGITIMKGIIRHRDQGLVYRLEWNSEKQAIGPNSAKLTSYIGTLVRMHIPVSVAKWNLKSLELDAKKKAIWDELQRTFEIPDDRRRYILGLAGKRYRGWKAFLTNTYLKDKDGNFLEEAPGRPKKYEIFIDEKDWAEFVKQRDEDFRRRSATNSARASKPAYPYKKGRLGYARLEDKILEETKSEETSLPEHVLWREAHVGKNQAVDPEVQRVFTECRPCRNRHPPVRGAYLVEH; encoded by the exons atggctccggatagagatgctccacctgaaaactcacaagaaaactcaaaagaaagagatgctcaagaaagagatgctccggatacaaatgctccacctgatactgaagcaaaagaagttgcacgaggcatcaccattatgaagggaattattcgacatagagaccaaggattagtataccgattggaatggaattctgaaaaacaagcaattggtcctaattctgcaaagttgacaagttatattggtacacttgttcgtatgcatattccggtctccgtagctaaatggaatctgaaaagtttagagttggatgcgaaaaaaaaagcgatttgggacgagcttcag aggacttttgagataccagatgatcgtagacgctacatacttggtttggccggcaaaagatatagagggtggaaagcttttttgacaaacacttatcttaaggataaagatggaaactttcttgaagaggcaccgggacggccaaaaaagtatgagatcttcattgatgaaaaagattgggctgagtttgtaaagcaaagagatgaagattttcggagaaggagtgccacgaatagtgcgagagcatccaaacccgcatatccatacaaaaaagggcgtttgggatatgcacgcttggaggataaaatt ttagaggagactaaaagtgaggaaacctcacttcctgaacatgtgttgtggagggaagctcatgtgggcaagaatcaagctgtcgatcccgaagttcagagagtttttactgaatgt agaccttgtcgcaatcggcatccaccggtgaggggagcgtacttagtagagcactag
- the LOC131653708 gene encoding uncharacterized protein LOC131653708, which translates to MYMRDKCNTSSVKETSDKASINYQRKFPEGISSCQLYLSSPNYRLIGKGKVHNTLGDLLHHRPLPDGHLKVSVDVVLDNDAMLPVPDMVSETTLLRDAIGSFVAWPSELITISDETALIKPAIKGKGILQEEESVASLKEASPRESQQVTQQVRSVPPTGPPKQAAKKGGAFVPRYRSTLATMLDMSDLKDGALREINMDESVFGIEFKSHITIDDLEEIFRHDQLGVGNMHSYIRLLYDRVLRGTALSNRFRFVSSAHCSGMTIASEPESVRQHLVDRFMSTGNTESLHLWAYNTRPVGAHWLLLAINPIREVVYYLNSVNGEWTNYPAMKDIVDLSIQVFRSQRDAQVSRTKSNNITWIQVQCPQQRNIYDCGYFVLRYMKEILQANQLEIPLTYLDEFRVAAYPKLKLEEIKEDLCQFYIKQFFM; encoded by the exons atgtatatgagagataagtgcaacacttcatcggtgaaagaaactagtgataaggctagtatcaactatcaaaggaaatttcccgag ggcatttcatcttgccaactatacttatcgtcaccgaattatcgactaattggcaagggaaaagtgcacaacactttgggagatttacttcaccatagaccgctcccggatggacacctgaaagtatcggtggatgttgtattagataatgatgcgatgctaccggtacctgacatggtctcagagacgacattgctgcgagatgcaataggatcatttgttgcatggccctcggagctcattaccattagtgatgag actgctcttataaaacccgcaattaagggtaaagggattttacaggaggaggagtctgttgcatcactaaaagag gcatcccctcgggagtcacaacaagtgacgcagcaggttcgtagcgtaccacccactggtcctccgaagcaagcggcaaaaaaaggcggtgcttttgtgcctcgataccggtcgacactcgcaacaatgcttgatatgtccgatttgaaggatggtgctttacgtgaaatcaatatggatgaaagtgtcttcggtattgaattcaagtcacatattacaattgatgacttggaagagatttttaggcatgatcaactaggcgtcggtaatatgcactcatacatccg gttgttgtatgacagagtgttgcgcgggactgcattgtctaacagattccgtttcgtgtcttccgcccattgcagcggaatgacaattgcttcggaaccggaatcagttagacaacacttagtcgatagattcatgtccaccggcaatacagaaagtctgcatctttgggcgtataatacccgaccagtagg agcacactggttgctgcttgccatcaaccctataagagaagtcgtgtattatttgaattcggtaaatggtgaatggaccaattatccggctatgaaggacatcgttgattt atcaatacaagtgttccgaagtcaacgggacgcacaggtatcccggactaaatcaaacaacattacatggatccaagtgcag tgtccgcaacagcgaaacatttacgattgcggatactttgttttgaggtatatgaaagaaatccttcaggcgaatcaattagagattccgctcacg taccttgacgaattccgtgttgctgcgtacccgaagcttaagttggaagaaatcaaagaagatttgtgtcaattttatattaagcaatttttcatgtag
- the LOC131648059 gene encoding uncharacterized protein LOC131648059, with protein sequence MKPFHKTKPLTKLIPVSSSFFAISLFMFISILFFTSKIVILNICSSSPQATESDPTDVNHLVFGIASTRNSWPNRKQYAKLWWNKKMNGCVFMDNLPPEENDSDDSVPPLCVSEDTSKFRYSYKGGLRSAIRVARVVKEIVGLNNHSNVRWYVFGDDDTIFFPENLVKTLSKYDHNLWYYVGAYSENYEGSHTFGFGMAFGGGGFAISASLANVLSKVFDSCIERYSHLYGSDARVFSCISELGVGLTYEPGFHQVDLRGNIFGLLAAHPLSPVLSLHHPDATESIFPHKTTSKSLQHLFKAANADSQRILQQTVCYDKQFSRTISVSWGYAVQVFQSNELLPDVMRVQETFKPWKENLAYAGIYTFSTTKIHQDPCERPAIFYLNNISSGKDGVISNYMKSFRDCSHDKISLKNLEVVKVVTNKLELDTKQLQSPRRQCCDVLHSNSGQLMEIAIRECKYEELIYMH encoded by the exons ATGAAACCGTTTCACAAAACCAAACCTTTAACCAAATTAATTCCAGTCTCATCTTCATTCTTTGCAATTTCTCTCTTTATGTTTATTTCCATATTATTCTTTACATCAAAGATAGTAATACTAAACATATGTAGTTCTTCACCACAAGCTACGGAATCTGATCCAACTGATGTTAATCATCTTGTATTTGGAATTGCTTCAACTAGAAATTCATGGCCTAataggaaacaatatgccaaactttGGTGGAACAAAAAAATGAATGGTTGTGTTTTTATGGATAATCTTCCACCTGAAGAAAATGACAGTGATGATTCTGTTCCACCACTCTGTGTCTCCGAAGACACTTCAAAGTTTCGTTACAGTTATAAAGGTGGTTTAAGATCAGCAATTCGCGTGGCGCGTGTTGTGAAAGAGATTGTTGGATTGAATAATCATTCTAATGTTAGGTGGTATGTGTTTGGTGATGATGACACAATTTTCTTTCCTGAGAATCTTGTGAAGACTCTTTCTAAATATGATCATAACCTTTGGTACTATGTTGGTGCTTACTCTGAGAATTATGAAGGGTCACATACTTTTGGTTTTGGAATGGCTTTTGGTGGAGGTGGTTTTGCAATAAGTGCTTCTTTAGCAAATGTTTTATCTAAAGTTTTTGATTCTTGCATTGAGAGATATTCTCATCTTTATGGAAGTGATGCTAGAGTGTTCTCTTGCATAAGCGAACTCGGTGTTGGATTAACATATGAACCTGGTTTTCATCAG GTTGATTTGAGAGGAAACATCTTTGGTTTATTGGCTGCACATCCATTAAGTCCGGTACTATCCTTACATCATCCAGATGCTACTGAATCTATCTTTCCTCACAAGACAACTTCGAAATCACTGCAACATTTATTCAAAGCTGCAAATGCTGATTCACAGAGAATCTTACAGCAAACAGTTTGCTATGATAAACAATTTTCGCGGACGATTTCAGTATCGTGGGGCTATGCTGTTCAAGTATTCCAAAGCAATGAACTTTTACCGGATGTTATGAGAGTTCAAGAAACGTTCAAACCTTGGAAGGAAAATTTGGCCTATGCTGGAATATATACATTCAGCACAACAAAAATTCATCAGGATCCTTGTGAAAGACCCGCAATTTTCTATCTAAACAATATATCTTCTGGTAAAGATGGTGTCATTAGCAACTATATGAAATCTTTTCGAGATTGTTCTCACGATAAGATATCGTTGAAGAATTTGGAGGTGGTTAAAGTCGTCACAAATAAGTTAGAACTTGACACTAAACAG TTGCAGAGTCCAAGAAGGCAGTGCTGTGATGTGTTGCACTCTAACTCTGGTCAACTAATGGAAATTGCAATAAGAGAATGCAAATATGAAGAATTGATTTATATGCATTGA
- the LOC131648060 gene encoding uncharacterized protein LOC131648060, which produces MQLCCISNISKLHSPSSPFLTMKSSLKSKPLTKLISVSSSFCAISLLLFISILFFTTSKIVRLNISSSLTPATESDPTDVNHLVFGIASTRNSWPKRKDYVKLWWNKKMKGCVFVDNLPDQENVTDDYVPPLCVSEDTSKFRYTYKRGLRSAIRVARVVKEIVGLNNNSNVRWYVFGDDDTIFFPENLVKTLSKYDHNLWYYVGAYSENYEGSYVFGFGMAFGGGGFAISASLANVLYKVFDSCIERYSHLYGSDARVFSCIAELGVGLAYEPGFHQVDLSGNIFGLLAAHPSSPLLSLHHLDLVEPIFPQMTVSKSVQHLFEAANVDSQRILQQTVCYDKQFSRTISVSWGYAVQIFQNNELLPDILRVRETFKTWKKKLPYAGIYTFSTTKMHPDPCERPTIFYLDNVSLGKDGIISNYTKSLRDCSNEKISLKNLEVVKVVANKLDLDTKQLQSSRRQCCDMLQSNSDKVMEIAIRECKYEELIYMH; this is translated from the exons ATGCAACTTTGTTGTATATCTAACATTTCAAAACTCCATTCTCCTTCATCTCCCTTCTTAACCATGAAATCATCACTCAAATCCAAACCTTTAACCAAATTAATTTCAGTCTCATCTTCATTCTGTGCAATTTCTCTCTTATTGTTTATTTCCATACTATTCTTTACAACGTCAAAAATAGTAAGACTAAACATATCTAGTTCCTTAACACCAGCTACCGAATCTGATCCAACTGATGTTAATCATCTTGTATTTGGAATTGCTTCAACTAGAAATTCGTGGCCTAAAAGGAAAGATTATGTCAAACTTTGGTGGAACAAAAAAATGAAGGGTTGTGTTTTTGTGGATAATCTTCCTGATCAAGAAAATGTCACTGATGATTATGTTCCTCCTCTTTGTGTCTCTGAAGACACTTCAAAGTTTCGTTACACTTATAAACGTGGTTTAAGATCAGCGATTCGCGTGGCGCGTGTTGTGAAAGAGATTGTTGGATTGAATAATAATTCAAATGTTAGGTGGTATGTGTTTGGTGATGATGACACAATTTTCTTTCCTGAGAATCTTGTCAAGACTCTTTCTAAGTATGATCATAACCTTTGGTATTATGTTGGTGCTTACTCTGAGAATTATGAAGGGTCTTATGTTTTCGGTTTTGGAATGGCTTTTGGCGGAGGTGGTTTTGCTATAAGTGCTTCTTTagcaaatgttttgtataaaGTTTTTGATTCTTGTATTGAGAGATATTCTCATCTTTATGGAAGTGATGCAAGGGTGTTCTCTTGCATAGCTGAACTTGGTGTTGGATTAGCATATGAACCTGGTTTTCATCAG GTTGATTTAAGCGGAAATATCTTTGGATTACTGGCTGCACATCCATCAAGTCCCTTGTTATCCTTACATCATCTTGATCTCGTTGAACCAATCTTTCCTCAAATGACAGTTTCAAAATCAGTGCAACATTTATTTGAAGCTGCAAATGTTGATTCACAGAGGATCCTACAACAAACAGTTTGTTACGATAAACAATTTTCGCGGACGATTTCAGTATCATGGGGCTATGCCGTTCAAATATTCCAAAACAATGAACTTTTACCAGATATTCTGAGAGTTCGAGAAACATTCAAAACATGGAAGAAAAAATTGCCTTATGCTGGAATATATACATTTAGCACAACAAAAATGCATCCGGATCCTTGTGAAAGACCTACGATTTTCTATCTAGACAATGTATCTTTGGGTAAAGATGGTATTATTAGCAACTATACGAAATCTTTACGAGATTGTTCGAACGAGAAGATATCGTTGAAGAATTTGGAGGTGGTTAAAGTCGTCGCGAATAAGTTAGACCTTGACACCAAACAG CTGCAGAGTTCAAGAAGGCAGTGTTGCGATATGTTGCAGTCTAACTCTGATAAAGTAATGGAAATTGCAATAAGAGAATGCAAATATGAAGAATTGATTTATATGCATTGA